Proteins encoded by one window of Candidatus Jidaibacter acanthamoeba:
- a CDS encoding transposase, with protein sequence EVLADGGYDGNNTYGFLENQNIKPTIPPPKNAKKATEKHRSDTINYIREKGYHAWYNKNKYGRREIVENTICRYKSIIGAKLRSRKWDNQ encoded by the coding sequence GAGGTTTTAGCTGATGGAGGTTATGATGGTAACAACACTTACGGATTCTTAGAAAATCAAAATATTAAACCGACAATTCCACCCCCTAAAAATGCTAAAAAGGCTACAGAAAAACATAGGTCTGATACAATAAACTATATAAGAGAAAAAGGATACCATGCTTGGTATAATAAAAATAAATACGGAAGGAGAGAAATTGTAGAGAATACCATTTGCCGATATAAAAGCATTATAGGTGCGAAACTAAGATCTAGAAAATGGGACAATCAA